The following proteins come from a genomic window of Lycium ferocissimum isolate CSIRO_LF1 chromosome 4, AGI_CSIRO_Lferr_CH_V1, whole genome shotgun sequence:
- the LOC132054819 gene encoding uncharacterized protein LOC132054819, which translates to MADAPTTPAKPTFHPALAVSNIKNHISVTLEMENSQYGTWAELFKIHARSHKVLHHIIPPPKGKEKPAPKTDEEIELWTTIDATVIQWIYSTISNDLLNTILEPDATAMEAWDRLRDIFQDHQTSRAVTLEQEFTTTRMEDFSNASAYCQRLKSLADQLKNVGAPVTNSRLVLQLVSGLTDAYKGVGTQIRHAKPLPPFTEARFSFVLEERELAAMVSHGSGSAMVASVDDAPLPSDNSSSRRGK; encoded by the coding sequence atGGCCGACGCACCAACCACCCCGGCTAAGCCCACGTTCCACCCGGCCCTCGCGGTCtccaatatcaagaatcacATCTCTGTTACTCTTGAGATGGAAAACTCACAATATGGTACATGGGCCGAGCTTTTCAAAATTCATGCTCGTTCTCACAAGGTCCTTCATCACATCATTCCTCCACCTAAGGGTAAGGAGAAGCCGGCTCCCAAAACTGATGAGGAAATTGAATTATGGACCACCATTGACGCCACCGTGATTCAATGGATTTATTCGACGATTTCGAATGATCTGTTAAACACTATCCTCGAACCGGATGCTACTGCCATGGAGGCTTGGGACCGCTTACGTGATATCTTCCAAGATCATCAAACTTCTCGTGCGGTGACTCTTGAACAAGAATTCACGACGACTCGTATGGAGGATTTTTCCAATGCCTCCGCCTATTGTCAACGTCTCAAGAGCCTTGCCGATCAACTGAAAAACGTTGGGGCTCCCGTGACGAATAGCCGCCTTGTCCTTCAACTGGTCTCGGGTCTCACTGATGCATACAAAGGGGTTGGGACACAAATTCGCCATGCAAAGCCGCTCCCACCATTCACTGAGGCTcggttttcttttgttttggaaGAACGTGAACTTGCGGCTATGGTGTCTCACGGGTCTGGCTCGGCTATGGTGGCCTCGGTCGACGACGCGCCACTCCCCTCGGATAACTCAAGCTCACGCCGagggaaataa